Proteins encoded together in one Luteimonas fraxinea window:
- a CDS encoding cob(I)yrinic acid a,c-diamide adenosyltransferase yields the protein MGNRLSKIYTRTGDDGSTGLGDGARVGKDSLRVAAYGTVDEANSTIGLLLAADVPDDIRTLLTTVQHQLFDLGGELCIPGHAAIEDADIERLEQQLDHYNDDLPPLKDFILPGGGEAAARCHIARTVVRRAERESVALARVEDVRPQAVRYLNRLSDLLFVLARVLARASGHGEVLWHHERRR from the coding sequence ATGGGCAACCGTCTTTCGAAGATCTACACCCGCACCGGCGACGACGGCTCGACCGGGCTCGGCGACGGCGCCCGGGTCGGCAAGGATTCCTTGCGCGTGGCCGCCTACGGCACTGTCGACGAGGCCAACTCGACGATCGGCCTGCTGCTGGCGGCCGACGTGCCTGACGACATCCGCACCCTGCTGACGACCGTCCAGCACCAGCTGTTCGATCTCGGCGGCGAGCTGTGCATTCCCGGTCACGCCGCGATCGAGGACGCCGATATCGAGCGTCTCGAGCAGCAGCTCGACCATTACAACGACGATCTGCCGCCGCTGAAGGATTTCATCCTGCCCGGCGGTGGCGAAGCGGCGGCGCGCTGCCACATCGCCCGCACCGTGGTCCGCCGCGCCGAGCGTGAGTCGGTCGCGCTGGCGCGGGTCGAGGACGTCCGCCCGCAGGCGGTGCGTTATCTCAACCGACTGTCGGACTTGCTGTTCGTGCTCGCCCGGGTGCTGGCGCGCGCCAGTGGCCACGGCGAAGTGCTGTGGCACCACGAGCGGCGGCGCTGA
- a CDS encoding symmetrical bis(5'-nucleosyl)-tetraphosphatase yields the protein MAVWAIGDLQGCYGPTQRLLEAIRFDPAVDRLWFCGDLVNRGGESVETLRLVHSLRDNVVSVLGNHDLSLLAIAERREEDQRKVNADLQGVLFAHDRDVLLDWLRACPLLHVDRELGWMMLHAGLAPRWDVDLAQRHAREIENKLRGPGYKKLLRNMYGDRPAWSPNLTGYDRDRAIINVFTRMRYCSPRGRIAFEEKGTPGTQQPGIYPWFEVPGRAERDLKIVCGHWSTLGLFLGLGVHALDTGAVWGGTLTALQLDAETLHLVQVPGRDVSGLPPRKVQA from the coding sequence ATGGCCGTCTGGGCGATCGGCGATCTGCAGGGCTGCTACGGCCCGACGCAGCGACTGCTCGAAGCGATCCGCTTCGACCCGGCGGTCGATCGTCTGTGGTTCTGTGGCGATCTGGTCAACCGCGGCGGCGAATCGGTCGAGACGCTGCGACTGGTGCATTCGCTGCGCGACAACGTGGTCAGCGTGCTCGGCAATCACGACCTCTCGCTGCTGGCCATCGCCGAGCGGCGCGAGGAAGACCAGCGCAAGGTCAACGCCGATCTGCAGGGCGTGCTGTTCGCACACGACCGCGACGTGCTGCTCGACTGGCTGCGTGCGTGTCCGCTGCTGCACGTCGACCGCGAACTCGGCTGGATGATGCTGCATGCGGGGCTAGCGCCGCGCTGGGACGTCGATTTGGCGCAGCGTCACGCGCGCGAGATCGAAAACAAGCTGCGCGGCCCGGGCTACAAGAAACTGCTGCGCAACATGTACGGCGATCGCCCCGCGTGGTCGCCCAACCTGACCGGCTATGACCGCGACCGCGCGATCATCAACGTGTTCACGCGCATGCGGTACTGCTCGCCGCGCGGGCGCATCGCGTTCGAGGAAAAGGGCACGCCCGGCACCCAGCAGCCCGGCATCTATCCCTGGTTCGAAGTGCCCGGCCGCGCCGAGCGCGATCTGAAGATCGTCTGCGGCCACTGGTCGACGCTGGGCCTGTTCCTGGGCCTGGGCGTGCACGCACTCGACACCGGCGCGGTCTGGGGCGGCACGCTCACCGCGCTGCAGCTCGATGCCGAAACCCTGCACCTGGTGCAGGTGCCCGGCCGCGATGTGTCCGGCCTGCCGCCGCGGAAGGTCCAGGCCTGA
- a CDS encoding peptidylprolyl isomerase yields the protein MKTLIYSLAAAAALFASTAHAQDLQPLDRIAAVVDEDVILASELERAVTNIRGQYATRQDQLPPQEILERQVLERLITMRLQTANAQRTGVRVSDQEVDQAIAAIAQQNNFTMDQLRQQLAGDGMSFDDFRASLREELMIQRMRQRFAQTRISVSDAEVDAALSAEATGAQYRLAHILVALPEGATPEQIQTGQQKVDGIKSLLDRNEMEFSAAAVRYSDSPNALEGGDLGWRRADEIPAAFASAVTSLQPGQTIGPIRGPSGFQILQLVDRREAAQSADAGSVTEYQARHILIRSEPGNDAAAKGRADSLRARLVGGADFAEVARESSEDNATKANGGDLGWFTQDEFGPDFGGQVAAIGDGDVSEPFRTQAGWHIVQRQATRQAAGNDNNRRAQAREAIGQRKLEDEWDRYVRELRGEAYVSVRVGPNRDPEIGSGG from the coding sequence ATGAAGACACTGATCTATTCCCTCGCGGCCGCTGCCGCGCTGTTCGCATCGACTGCGCACGCGCAGGACCTCCAGCCGCTGGACCGCATCGCCGCCGTCGTCGACGAGGACGTGATTCTCGCCAGCGAACTCGAGCGCGCGGTCACCAACATCCGCGGCCAGTACGCGACCCGCCAGGACCAGCTGCCGCCGCAAGAAATCCTCGAGCGCCAGGTGCTGGAGCGGCTGATCACGATGCGCCTGCAGACCGCGAACGCGCAGCGTACCGGCGTGCGCGTCAGCGATCAGGAAGTTGATCAGGCCATCGCCGCGATCGCCCAGCAGAACAACTTCACGATGGATCAGCTGCGCCAGCAGCTGGCGGGCGACGGCATGTCGTTCGACGACTTCCGCGCCTCGCTGCGCGAAGAACTGATGATCCAGCGCATGCGTCAGCGTTTCGCCCAGACCCGTATCTCGGTCAGCGACGCGGAAGTCGATGCGGCGCTGTCGGCCGAAGCGACCGGCGCGCAGTACCGTCTCGCCCACATCCTGGTGGCACTGCCGGAAGGCGCGACGCCGGAGCAGATCCAGACCGGCCAGCAGAAGGTCGACGGCATCAAGTCGCTGCTCGACCGCAACGAGATGGAATTCTCGGCCGCGGCCGTGCGCTACTCCGACAGCCCGAACGCGCTGGAAGGCGGCGATCTGGGCTGGCGTCGTGCCGACGAGATTCCGGCTGCGTTCGCGAGTGCGGTCACCAGCCTGCAGCCCGGCCAGACGATCGGCCCGATCCGTGGCCCGAGCGGCTTCCAGATCCTGCAGCTCGTCGACCGCCGCGAAGCCGCGCAGTCGGCCGATGCCGGCTCGGTCACCGAGTACCAGGCGCGCCACATCCTGATCCGCAGCGAGCCGGGCAACGATGCCGCCGCCAAGGGTCGTGCGGACAGCCTGCGCGCCCGCCTTGTCGGCGGTGCGGACTTCGCCGAAGTCGCGCGCGAGAGCTCGGAAGACAACGCCACGAAGGCCAACGGCGGCGACCTCGGCTGGTTCACCCAGGACGAGTTCGGCCCTGACTTCGGCGGCCAAGTCGCGGCGATCGGCGACGGCGACGTCTCCGAGCCCTTCCGCACCCAGGCCGGCTGGCACATTGTCCAGCGCCAGGCCACGCGCCAGGCAGCCGGCAACGACAACAACCGTCGTGCCCAGGCCCGCGAAGCCATCGGCCAGCGCAAGCTCGAGGACGAGTGGGACCGCTACGTGCGCGAACTGCGCGGCGAAGCCTACGTCAGTGTCCGCGTCGGTCCGAACCGCGATCCCGAGATCGGCAGCGGCGGCTGA
- the pdxA gene encoding 4-hydroxythreonine-4-phosphate dehydrogenase PdxA — MRPVRLALVPGEPAGVGPELCVRAAWRAWDCDLVAIGDRPTLQRAADAIGLSIVFTDAEATDVAPGTLRLIELPHAAVTAFGTPDLRNARSVLDGLLHAAAGCRDGRFDGMVTGPVHKAAINAGGVPYTGTTELLAHDAGCDVVMMLANPTLRVALATTHLPLRAVPDAITAPLLERVIGILDAALRSDFGIAAPRIAVLGLNPHAGEAGHLGHEEIETITPVLERLRARGLLLEGPLPADTAFLPARLANADAVLAMYHDQGLPVLKYSGFESAVNLTLGLPYPRVAVDHGTALELAGSGRADPSSLFAAIDQCTALGRNRRHAA; from the coding sequence ATGCGACCCGTCCGGTTGGCGCTGGTCCCGGGCGAACCGGCCGGCGTCGGGCCGGAACTCTGCGTGCGCGCCGCCTGGCGCGCCTGGGACTGCGACCTCGTCGCCATCGGCGACCGTCCCACCCTGCAACGCGCGGCCGATGCCATCGGCCTCTCGATCGTCTTCACCGATGCCGAAGCCACCGATGTGGCGCCCGGCACGCTGCGCCTGATCGAACTGCCGCACGCCGCGGTCACAGCCTTCGGCACCCCGGATCTGCGCAACGCCCGCAGCGTGCTCGACGGCCTGCTGCATGCCGCAGCCGGCTGCCGCGACGGCCGTTTCGACGGCATGGTCACCGGCCCTGTGCACAAGGCGGCGATCAACGCCGGTGGCGTGCCCTACACCGGCACCACGGAGCTGCTGGCCCACGACGCCGGCTGCGATGTCGTGATGATGTTGGCGAACCCGACGTTGCGCGTCGCACTGGCGACGACGCACCTGCCGCTGCGCGCCGTGCCGGACGCGATCACCGCGCCGCTGCTGGAACGCGTGATCGGCATCCTCGACGCCGCTTTGCGCTCGGACTTCGGCATCGCCGCACCGCGCATCGCCGTTCTGGGCCTCAATCCGCATGCCGGCGAAGCCGGACATCTCGGCCATGAGGAAATCGAGACCATCACGCCGGTGCTCGAACGCCTGCGCGCACGCGGCCTGCTGCTTGAGGGCCCGCTGCCGGCGGATACCGCGTTCCTGCCCGCACGCCTGGCCAACGCCGACGCGGTGCTGGCGATGTATCACGACCAGGGCCTGCCGGTGCTCAAGTACAGCGGCTTCGAATCCGCGGTGAACCTCACCCTCGGCCTGCCCTACCCGCGTGTCGCCGTTGACCACGGCACCGCGCTGGAACTGGCCGGCAGCGGCCGCGCGGACCCGTCGAGCCTGTTCGCGGCGATCGACCAGTGCACCGCGCTCGGCCGCAACCGCAGGCACGCCGCGTGA
- a CDS encoding DUF1287 domain-containing protein, with the protein MRAVARLALLLLFSCVALQAAATPALVDAARAQVGVTVRYDPAYVRLSYPGGDVPEDRGVCTDVIVRAMRTQGLDLQRAIHEDMRTAFATYPNDWGARAPDRNIDHRRVPNHMRWFERQGWQRAIGEKPADFRPGDIVAWRLRNGLLHIGIVSDRRSAAGTPLILHNIARGTREQDLLFDHTIIGHYRPTLPLARAAR; encoded by the coding sequence ATGCGGGCGGTGGCGCGGCTGGCGTTGCTCCTGCTGTTCTCCTGCGTTGCCCTGCAGGCGGCAGCGACGCCGGCGCTGGTCGATGCGGCACGGGCACAGGTTGGCGTGACCGTGCGCTATGACCCGGCTTATGTGCGTCTTTCGTATCCCGGTGGCGACGTGCCCGAGGACCGCGGCGTCTGCACCGATGTCATCGTGCGCGCCATGCGCACACAGGGACTGGATCTGCAGCGTGCGATCCACGAGGACATGCGTACCGCATTTGCCACATATCCGAACGACTGGGGCGCCCGCGCGCCCGATCGCAACATCGATCACCGACGCGTGCCCAACCACATGCGTTGGTTCGAGCGGCAAGGCTGGCAACGTGCGATCGGCGAGAAGCCCGCGGATTTCCGCCCCGGAGACATCGTCGCCTGGCGGCTGCGCAATGGCCTGCTGCACATCGGCATCGTGTCGGATCGCCGCAGCGCAGCGGGTACGCCGTTGATCCTGCACAACATCGCGCGCGGCACGCGCGAACAGGACCTGCTGTTCGATCACACGATCATCGGCCACTACCGGCCGACGCTGCCCCTCGCACGCGCAGCACGCTGA
- a CDS encoding tRNA-binding protein has product MSADDTIGWDEFMRVDLRVGRVVSAEPFPEARRPAYILHVDFGPELGVRKSSAQITAHYTPEALVGRLVVGVVNFPPKQIGPLMSECLVTGFHDADGHVRLCVPDGDVAPGTRLL; this is encoded by the coding sequence GTGAGCGCGGACGACACGATCGGCTGGGACGAGTTCATGCGCGTCGATCTGCGCGTCGGCCGCGTGGTGTCAGCCGAACCGTTCCCGGAAGCGCGCCGCCCGGCCTACATCCTCCACGTCGATTTCGGCCCGGAGCTCGGCGTGCGCAAGTCCAGCGCGCAGATCACTGCGCACTACACGCCCGAGGCGCTGGTCGGCCGGCTGGTGGTCGGCGTGGTCAATTTTCCGCCCAAGCAGATCGGCCCGTTGATGTCCGAATGCCTGGTCACCGGCTTCCACGATGCCGACGGCCACGTGCGACTGTGCGTGCCCGACGGCGACGTCGCGCCCGGCACGCGCCTGCTGTGA
- a CDS encoding histone deacetylase family protein yields MPVFSHPSLLDHDTGPGHAERPERLAAVIEALRTAFPDLDLRQAPPATRGQLLRVHDAALLATVLDSQPSGRIPLDSDTVLSPGSAQAALHAAGAGVAAVDAVQGGTERRVFCAVRPPGHHATGDIAMGFCLFNNIAVAAAHALDRYGLTRISIVDFDVHHGNGTQAIFEAEPRVQYVSSHQMPLFPDTGRRDERGVGNIVNLPLTAGTGSRRFCEAWRERLLPEIDAFAPQLLMISAGFDAHWRDPLAQLQLDAEDFGWLTGELVAIAERHCEGRIVSMLEGGYDLQALRESSVAHLRALAG; encoded by the coding sequence GTGCCGGTGTTCTCGCATCCGAGTCTGCTGGACCACGACACCGGCCCCGGCCATGCCGAGCGCCCCGAGCGCCTGGCCGCCGTCATCGAGGCACTGCGGACCGCGTTCCCCGATCTCGATCTGCGCCAGGCGCCGCCCGCGACCCGCGGCCAGCTGTTGCGCGTCCACGACGCCGCTCTGCTCGCCACCGTGCTCGATTCGCAACCAAGCGGCCGCATTCCGCTCGACAGCGATACCGTGCTGTCCCCGGGCTCGGCACAGGCCGCGCTGCATGCGGCAGGCGCCGGCGTCGCCGCGGTCGATGCGGTGCAGGGCGGCACGGAGCGCCGCGTGTTCTGCGCGGTGCGCCCGCCCGGCCACCACGCCACCGGCGACATCGCGATGGGCTTCTGCCTGTTCAACAACATCGCCGTGGCGGCTGCGCACGCGCTCGACCGCTACGGCCTGACCCGGATCTCGATCGTCGATTTCGACGTGCACCACGGCAACGGCACCCAAGCGATCTTCGAGGCCGAACCGCGGGTGCAATACGTCAGCTCGCACCAGATGCCGCTGTTTCCCGACACCGGGCGCCGCGACGAGCGGGGGGTCGGCAACATCGTCAACCTGCCGCTGACCGCGGGCACCGGCAGCCGCCGCTTCTGCGAAGCCTGGCGCGAACGCCTGCTGCCCGAGATCGATGCCTTCGCGCCGCAGCTGCTGATGATCTCGGCCGGCTTCGACGCGCACTGGCGCGATCCGCTGGCCCAGCTGCAGCTCGATGCCGAAGATTTCGGCTGGCTGACCGGCGAACTCGTCGCGATTGCCGAGCGGCACTGCGAAGGCCGGATCGTCTCGATGCTCGAGGGCGGCTACGACCTGCAGGCGCTGCGCGAAAGCAGCGTCGCGCACCTGCGCGCCCTGGCCGGCTGA
- the apaG gene encoding Co2+/Mg2+ efflux protein ApaG, which yields MDETADYTLEIQIATRFLDEESTPDDDRYVFAYTIRIRNTGRLPAQLMARHWVITDANGRIEEVHGDGVVGEQPRLEPGEAFTYTSGAVLSTAVGTMEGSYDMVGDDGAQFDAPIPPFTLSIPRTLH from the coding sequence ATGGACGAGACAGCCGACTACACACTCGAGATCCAGATCGCGACGCGCTTCCTCGACGAGGAATCGACGCCCGACGACGACCGCTACGTGTTCGCCTACACGATCCGCATCCGCAACACCGGCCGCCTGCCTGCGCAGCTGATGGCCCGCCACTGGGTCATCACCGACGCCAATGGCCGGATCGAGGAAGTGCATGGCGACGGCGTGGTCGGCGAACAGCCGCGTCTGGAGCCCGGCGAGGCCTTCACCTACACCTCGGGCGCGGTGCTATCGACCGCGGTCGGCACGATGGAAGGTTCCTACGACATGGTCGGCGACGACGGTGCGCAGTTCGATGCGCCGATTCCGCCGTTCACGCTCTCGATCCCGCGAACCCTGCACTGA
- a CDS encoding dihydrofolate reductase, protein MSRPALVLVAALDRHRAIGRGNAMPWHLPDDFRHFKALTLGKPVLMGRRTAESLGRALPGRTNLVLTRSGRVPFDGMQAVATLDEAIAMAAAQNAGELCVIGGGEIYSLTLPQADVLQLTHVDTIVDGADAFFPVWDAARWREVSRIPHAADARHAHAFEFVEYRRA, encoded by the coding sequence ATGAGCAGGCCGGCGCTGGTCCTCGTCGCGGCGCTCGATCGCCACCGTGCGATCGGTCGCGGCAATGCGATGCCCTGGCATCTGCCCGACGATTTCCGCCACTTCAAGGCGCTGACGCTCGGCAAGCCGGTGCTGATGGGGCGACGCACCGCGGAATCGCTGGGACGCGCGCTGCCCGGCCGGACCAATCTGGTGCTGACCCGCAGCGGACGCGTCCCGTTCGACGGCATGCAGGCCGTCGCGACGCTCGACGAGGCGATCGCCATGGCCGCCGCGCAGAATGCGGGCGAGTTGTGCGTCATCGGCGGCGGCGAGATCTACTCGCTCACCCTGCCTCAGGCGGACGTGCTGCAGTTGACCCACGTCGACACGATAGTCGACGGCGCGGATGCGTTCTTTCCCGTCTGGGATGCCGCGAGGTGGCGCGAGGTCTCGCGCATCCCGCACGCAGCAGATGCGCGTCATGCGCATGCCTTCGAGTTCGTCGAGTACCGCCGCGCCTGA
- a CDS encoding thymidylate synthase yields MKQYLDLLQHVLEHGAEKSDRTGTGTRSVFGWQMRYDLNAGFPLVTTKKLHLRSIIHELLWFLQGDTNVAYLRDNKVSIWDEWADADGELGPVYGKQWRRWTTADGRTIDQMQWLVDEIRRNPDSRRLVISAWNVGELSEMALMPCHALFQFYVVDGKLSCQLYQRSGDIFLGVPFNIASYALLTHIVAQVTGLGVGDFVHTLGDAHLYSNHYEQAREQLTRTPRALPTLRLNPDVTDLFGFRFEDIAIEGYDPAPAIKAPIAV; encoded by the coding sequence ATGAAGCAGTACCTCGATCTGCTGCAGCACGTCCTCGAGCATGGCGCCGAGAAGTCAGATCGCACCGGCACCGGCACGCGCAGCGTGTTCGGCTGGCAGATGCGCTACGACCTCAATGCCGGTTTCCCGCTGGTGACGACGAAGAAGCTGCACCTGCGCTCGATCATCCACGAGCTGCTGTGGTTCCTGCAGGGCGACACCAACGTCGCCTACCTGCGCGACAACAAGGTCAGCATCTGGGACGAATGGGCCGACGCCGATGGCGAACTGGGCCCGGTCTACGGCAAGCAGTGGCGGCGCTGGACAACGGCCGACGGCCGCACGATCGACCAGATGCAGTGGCTGGTCGACGAGATCCGCCGCAATCCCGATTCGCGTCGACTGGTGATCAGCGCCTGGAACGTCGGCGAGCTGTCGGAGATGGCGCTGATGCCCTGCCACGCGCTGTTCCAGTTCTACGTCGTCGACGGCAAGCTCAGCTGCCAGCTCTACCAGCGCAGCGGCGACATCTTCCTCGGCGTGCCGTTCAACATCGCCAGCTATGCGCTGCTGACCCACATTGTCGCGCAGGTCACCGGCCTGGGCGTCGGCGATTTCGTGCACACGCTGGGCGATGCGCATCTGTACTCGAACCACTACGAACAGGCCCGCGAGCAGCTGACCCGCACGCCGCGCGCGCTGCCGACGCTGCGGCTCAATCCGGACGTCACCGATCTGTTCGGGTTCCGCTTCGAGGACATCGCGATCGAAGGCTACGATCCGGCGCCGGCGATCAAGGCGCCGATCGCGGTATGA
- the lptD gene encoding LPS-assembly protein LptD, giving the protein MRTALRLLPLPFCIAVSLSANADDRLRPNYWALCPIEDAVPAFTDAQAPVGTVEQREAQPTDIDGDAFDGLAGVDSDFTGNVTGNVTLRRGDQFLGTDDLQFSQDDGTFVADGNVRYQDRGMRVVADRVEGDTIAESYRMDSVQYQLTARRGNGGADHIRMDGTVGALLGSTYSTCTPSDRWWELKAGQIDIDTDMGMGTARNATLRVGKVPVLYVPWFRFPIDERRLTGLLFPRISQSGRNGFDYTQPIYLNLAPNYDMTLEPRFMSRRGVQLGTEFRFATDRTRGELDVAYLPSDKLTSRERELEEEQVPIVENRRKADRAFLGFGGSLDINPTWQGRANLTWMSDPRYLEDSSNNVDGISSVSALSQIGVFGQGSSGDRGYWNASVLGDYQLLTDYTLPESVLPYNRLPHASFTWQRPYGDWINAGVDTTATRFAHIDDAARPGGSRLDLKPYISLPFEGAAWFVRPTLAWRHTSYALDRALTDQIAAQRARAELGIPGDQPVPADTLALYSNSSPSRSQPIGSIDAGLFFDRNTSWRGEEYLHTLEPRLFYLNSPYRDQSALPLFDTTPLTFGWGQLFRDNRYSGADRQADANQITMAVSTRLIRESDGQEKLSASLGQIVYLSDSRVTIPGEAQVEQGRSAWVTDATYAINDRWTVSAGYQWDPKFRREDLMSLRTRYLIGEEGIANFAYRRRADLIEQADLSFLYPISPAWSIVGRYYYSFTDSRLLEAVAGVQWDSCCLAARVVGRRYLRNRQGELNNAIMFELELKGLGSAGPNTEDRLRRAILGYYRDDLYLVPPSELRNSDDDETLTPGLSQ; this is encoded by the coding sequence GTGCGCACAGCCCTCCGCTTGCTTCCCCTTCCGTTCTGCATCGCGGTTTCGCTGTCCGCCAACGCCGACGACAGGCTCCGTCCGAACTACTGGGCGCTGTGTCCGATCGAGGACGCGGTGCCGGCCTTCACCGACGCCCAGGCGCCGGTCGGCACGGTCGAACAGCGCGAAGCCCAGCCCACCGACATCGACGGCGACGCCTTCGACGGCCTGGCCGGCGTGGACAGCGACTTCACCGGCAATGTCACCGGCAACGTCACCCTGCGCCGCGGCGACCAGTTCCTCGGCACCGATGACCTGCAGTTCTCGCAGGACGACGGCACCTTCGTCGCCGACGGCAATGTGCGCTACCAGGATCGCGGCATGCGCGTCGTAGCCGATCGTGTGGAGGGCGACACGATCGCCGAGTCCTACCGCATGGACAGCGTGCAATACCAGCTGACCGCGCGCCGCGGCAATGGCGGCGCCGACCACATCCGCATGGACGGCACCGTCGGCGCCCTGCTCGGTTCGACCTATTCGACCTGCACACCCAGCGACCGTTGGTGGGAGTTGAAGGCCGGCCAGATCGACATTGACACCGACATGGGCATGGGCACCGCGCGCAACGCGACCCTGCGCGTGGGCAAGGTGCCGGTGCTGTACGTGCCGTGGTTCCGCTTCCCGATCGACGAGCGGCGCCTGACCGGCCTGCTGTTCCCGCGCATTTCACAGTCTGGTCGCAACGGCTTCGACTACACCCAGCCGATCTATCTGAACCTCGCGCCGAACTACGACATGACGCTTGAGCCGCGCTTCATGAGCCGGCGCGGCGTGCAGTTGGGCACCGAATTCCGCTTCGCGACCGATCGCACGCGTGGCGAACTGGACGTGGCCTATCTGCCGTCTGACAAGCTGACCAGTCGCGAGCGCGAGCTCGAAGAAGAGCAGGTGCCGATCGTCGAGAACCGGCGCAAGGCCGACCGCGCATTCCTCGGCTTCGGCGGGTCGCTGGACATCAACCCGACCTGGCAGGGCCGCGCCAATCTGACCTGGATGAGCGACCCGCGGTATCTGGAAGACTCGAGCAACAACGTCGACGGCATTTCGTCGGTCAGCGCGCTGAGCCAGATCGGCGTGTTCGGCCAGGGCTCGTCGGGCGACCGCGGCTACTGGAATGCGAGCGTGCTCGGCGACTACCAGTTGCTGACCGACTACACGCTTCCCGAATCCGTGCTGCCCTACAACCGGCTGCCGCATGCCTCGTTCACTTGGCAGCGCCCGTACGGTGACTGGATCAACGCCGGCGTCGACACCACTGCGACGCGCTTCGCGCACATCGACGATGCCGCGCGTCCGGGTGGCAGCCGTCTCGATCTGAAGCCCTATATCTCGCTGCCGTTCGAAGGCGCGGCGTGGTTCGTGCGACCGACGCTCGCCTGGCGCCACACCAGCTACGCGCTGGACCGCGCACTGACAGACCAGATCGCCGCGCAGCGCGCACGCGCCGAACTCGGTATCCCGGGCGATCAGCCCGTGCCCGCCGATACGCTGGCGCTCTACAGCAACAGCTCGCCGAGCCGTAGCCAGCCGATCGGCTCGATCGACGCTGGCCTGTTCTTCGACCGCAACACCAGTTGGCGCGGCGAGGAGTATCTGCACACGCTCGAGCCGCGGCTGTTCTATCTGAACTCGCCGTACCGCGACCAGTCCGCGCTGCCGCTGTTCGACACCACCCCGCTGACCTTCGGCTGGGGCCAGCTGTTCCGCGACAACCGCTATTCCGGTGCCGACCGCCAAGCCGACGCGAACCAGATCACGATGGCGGTCAGCACGCGCCTGATCCGCGAATCCGACGGCCAGGAAAAACTGTCGGCCAGCCTCGGCCAGATCGTCTATCTCTCCGATTCGCGGGTCACGATTCCCGGCGAAGCGCAGGTCGAACAGGGCCGCTCGGCCTGGGTCACCGACGCGACCTACGCGATCAACGACCGCTGGACGGTTAGCGCCGGTTACCAGTGGGATCCCAAGTTCCGCCGCGAAGACCTGATGTCGCTGCGCACGCGCTACCTGATCGGCGAGGAAGGCATCGCCAACTTCGCCTACCGCCGCCGCGCGGATCTGATCGAGCAGGCCGACCTGTCGTTCCTGTATCCGATCAGCCCGGCGTGGAGCATCGTCGGCCGCTATTACTACTCGTTCACCGACAGCCGTCTGCTCGAAGCAGTGGCCGGTGTGCAGTGGGACAGCTGCTGTCTCGCGGCGCGCGTCGTCGGCCGTCGCTACCTGCGCAATCGCCAGGGCGAGCTGAACAACGCCATCATGTTCGAACTTGAACTGAAGGGTCTGGGCTCGGCCGGACCCAACACGGAAGACCGTTTGCGCCGTGCTATTCTCGGTTATTACCGCGATGACCTCTATCTCGTGCCGCCGTCCGAGCTGCGCAACAGCGACGACGATGAGACCCTGACCCCCGGCCTGAGCCAATGA
- the rsmA gene encoding 16S rRNA (adenine(1518)-N(6)/adenine(1519)-N(6))-dimethyltransferase RsmA, producing MRSPAAPGAFSEPPKKSLGQNFLHERGVVDRIVLAVNPQPGDRLVEIGPGQGAMTFPLLKRHGALTAIEFDRDLLEPLTLQAAAHGELELIHANVLDVDFTALAGDAPIRLVGNLPYNLSSPILFHALDHAAVVTDMHFMLQKEVVERMASGPGSKVYGRLSVMLQAYCEVTMLFVVGPGAFRPPPKVDSAVVRLKPRPADTVGIDDPRRFSDIVRAAFGQRRKTLRNALSTLMDSDAITAAGIDPQLRAEQLAVVDFVRLANHPVTT from the coding sequence ATGCGTTCCCCTGCCGCGCCCGGCGCGTTCTCCGAACCGCCGAAAAAATCCCTCGGCCAGAACTTCCTGCACGAGCGCGGCGTCGTGGATCGCATCGTGCTGGCGGTGAATCCGCAGCCCGGCGACCGGCTCGTCGAGATCGGCCCCGGCCAGGGTGCGATGACGTTTCCGCTGCTCAAGCGTCACGGCGCGCTGACCGCGATCGAGTTCGACCGCGATCTGCTCGAGCCGCTGACGCTGCAGGCCGCCGCGCATGGCGAACTGGAACTGATCCACGCGAACGTGCTCGACGTCGACTTCACCGCGCTCGCCGGCGATGCGCCGATCCGGCTCGTCGGCAACCTGCCCTACAACCTCTCGTCGCCGATCCTGTTCCACGCGCTTGACCATGCGGCGGTCGTGACCGATATGCATTTCATGCTGCAGAAGGAAGTCGTCGAGCGCATGGCGTCGGGTCCCGGCAGCAAGGTCTATGGCCGCCTCAGCGTGATGCTGCAGGCCTACTGCGAAGTCACGATGCTGTTCGTCGTCGGCCCCGGCGCATTCCGTCCGCCGCCGAAGGTGGATTCGGCCGTCGTGCGCCTGAAGCCGCGTCCGGCCGACACCGTCGGCATCGACGATCCCCGGCGCTTCTCCGACATCGTGCGCGCCGCGTTCGGCCAGCGTCGCAAGACGCTGCGCAATGCGCTGTCGACGCTCATGGACAGCGATGCGATCACCGCTGCCGGCATCGATCCACAACTGCGCGCAGAGCAGCTCGCAGTCGTGGATTTCGTGCGTCTGGCGAATCATCCGGTGACAACGTAG